Within Candidatus Obscuribacterales bacterium, the genomic segment GCCCTGCGTCTGGTGATCACACAGGATGACCTAGACCGGACCCTCACCTCGCCCTACGTTCTAGACCAACTGCGATCGCTCACCCAGTCCCTCAGCAACGACGAAGCCGCCCTTGAGGATTTTCTCAATCCCCAACTCCAATTCATCGGCAACAACCGCCTGCGCCTCGACGTTGTGTTGCAAAGTGATACAGATCCAGTGGCGATCGCCGCCGAATTTACCCTGAGATTACAATCCGGATCTAGGCTAGAGGTAGCGGATCTGGATCTGAGCATCGATGATCAGTCCGTCCCGGACACCATCACCAACGCCGTTGACCAGATCCTAGAACAGCAGCTCGACCTGAGCCGTCTAGAAGACCAGGGCATCATCGCCCGTTACCTTCAGCTTGACATCCAGGCAGACCAGCTTAGCCTT encodes:
- a CDS encoding DUF2993 domain-containing protein; the protein is MGHRGPERLMELITVLLTGFISVLSAGGVVIDQVATTALEDQLHDAEQLDVRIDNTPSYQLVNGTLDRVRIAGRGLYPVEDVRIHLLDIETDPIHLNAPDLRRGTLTLEEPLRAALRLVITQDDLDRTLTSPYVLDQLRSLTQSLSNDEAALEDFLNPQLQFIGNNRLRLDVVLQSDTDPVAIAAEFTLRLQSGSRLEVADLDLSIDDQSVPDTITNAVDQILEQQLDLSRLEDQGIIARYLQLDIQADQLSLVGFLMIEPAD